Proteins encoded together in one Desulfovibrio aminophilus window:
- the ilvD gene encoding dihydroxy-acid dehydratase, with the protein MRSKRMTNGLEKAPHRSLMHATGLTREEMERPLVGVCNAFNELIPGHVHLRRLTQAVKDGIRMNGGTPLEFPAIGVCDGLAMNHEGMKFSLPSREIIADSIEIMATAHPFDALVCVGSCDKIIPGMLMAMLRLNIPALLVSGGPMLSGRHQGKGVDLITAFEAVGRVRAGTMTEAELADMEQCACPTCGSCAGMFTANTMNCLAEGMGLALPGNGTIPAVVAARERLAKLSGMRIMDLLRADLKPRDIVTEKSARNAVALDMALGGSTNTVLHLPAVFREAGLTVDLKLFDEISKKTPDLCKLSPAGHHRIEDLNAAGGIQAVLSELVRGGLADPSAMTATGKTVGENLADLQAAVRDPEVIRPLEKPYSPEGGIAILHGNIAPQGCVVKQAAVAPEMMKRTGTARPFDSEEEAVAAILGGKIVKGDVVVIRYEGPKGGPGMREMLTPTSAIAGMGLGADVALITDGRFSGGTRGAAIGHVSPEAASGGPIGLVREGDRIAIDIPARSIELLVDEQELARRKAAWKPLDKPIASPFLRRYASRVSSAAQGAVLE; encoded by the coding sequence ATGCGCAGCAAAAGGATGACCAACGGACTGGAGAAGGCCCCCCACAGATCGCTCATGCACGCCACGGGCCTGACCCGCGAGGAGATGGAGCGGCCCCTGGTGGGCGTGTGCAACGCCTTCAACGAACTCATCCCGGGCCACGTGCACCTGCGGCGGCTGACCCAGGCCGTGAAGGACGGCATCCGCATGAACGGCGGCACGCCCCTGGAGTTCCCGGCCATCGGCGTCTGCGACGGGCTGGCCATGAACCACGAGGGCATGAAGTTCAGCCTGCCCAGCCGCGAAATCATCGCCGACTCCATCGAGATCATGGCCACGGCCCACCCCTTCGACGCCCTGGTCTGCGTGGGCAGCTGCGACAAGATCATCCCCGGCATGCTCATGGCCATGCTCCGGCTGAACATCCCGGCCCTGCTCGTCTCCGGCGGGCCCATGCTCTCCGGCCGCCACCAGGGCAAGGGCGTGGACCTCATCACGGCCTTCGAGGCCGTGGGCCGCGTCCGGGCCGGAACCATGACCGAGGCCGAACTGGCCGACATGGAGCAGTGCGCCTGCCCCACCTGCGGCTCCTGCGCGGGCATGTTCACGGCCAACACCATGAACTGCCTGGCCGAGGGCATGGGCCTGGCCCTGCCCGGCAACGGCACCATCCCGGCCGTGGTCGCGGCCCGCGAGCGCCTGGCCAAGCTCTCCGGCATGCGGATCATGGACCTGCTGCGCGCGGACCTGAAGCCCCGCGACATCGTCACCGAGAAGAGCGCGAGGAACGCCGTGGCCCTGGACATGGCCCTGGGCGGCTCCACCAACACCGTGCTCCACCTGCCCGCCGTGTTCCGCGAGGCCGGGCTCACCGTGGACCTGAAACTCTTCGACGAGATCAGCAAGAAGACCCCGGACCTCTGCAAGCTCTCGCCCGCCGGGCATCACCGCATCGAGGACCTGAACGCGGCCGGAGGCATCCAGGCCGTGCTCTCCGAGCTGGTGCGCGGCGGCCTCGCCGACCCCTCGGCCATGACCGCCACGGGCAAGACCGTGGGCGAGAACCTGGCCGACCTGCAGGCCGCCGTGCGCGACCCCGAGGTCATCCGGCCCCTGGAGAAGCCCTATTCCCCCGAGGGCGGCATCGCCATCCTCCACGGCAACATCGCGCCCCAGGGCTGCGTGGTGAAGCAGGCCGCCGTGGCCCCGGAGATGATGAAGCGCACCGGCACGGCGCGGCCCTTCGACTCCGAGGAGGAGGCCGTGGCCGCCATCCTGGGCGGAAAAATCGTCAAGGGCGACGTGGTGGTCATCCGCTACGAGGGCCCCAAGGGCGGCCCGGGCATGCGCGAGATGCTCACCCCCACCTCGGCCATCGCGGGCATGGGCCTGGGCGCGGACGTGGCCCTCATCACCGACGGCCGCTTCTCCGGCGGCACGCGCGGCGCGGCCATCGGCCACGTCTCGCCGGAGGCCGCCTCGGGCGGGCCCATCGGCCTGGTGCGCGAAGGCGACCGCATCGCCATCGACATCCCGGCGCGGAGCATC